The genomic interval GGCAAGGAAAATCAATCCCGCACTTGCCAGTGAACCGGCGACGCCGCCTACTGCGATAATGTTTGCCTCGGATTCGCTGAAATCTTTGTTCTCTACAATCTTATATCCCAATATTGAACCAAGACCAAGTCCTGTAATACCGGCGGAAATATACATCTTACCAGAAACCCTGCCATGGCCATCGTCAAAATATGACAAAAGCACAGGCAATGAAGCCGCACCAACAATTCCGCAATTTCCAAAAATCAAATAATCTCCATCCGCCAAATTAACTTTTCTCGTAACTTCGGAGCCTAAGAAAATTCCTGCACCAATACCGAAGATTGAACTTGCTAAATAATGCCTATGGTTAAATGTCGGGTCAGACCAGTTATCAAACAGACTGATTAATCCTGCGCTACTGGCACCAACAAAATCACCGATAATCATAATTGTATTTCCCCTACCCATACTTAGATTAAACCTATTAACCGATTGAAAACCTGTATATTCACCAACCACACTGCCCGCAAGCGTAAATAAGGCACCGGTCCCCTCCAAAACATTCATATCAGCGATTGATGCTAAGGCACCAGCGATATAAAGCCCATTATAACCACCATACATGAACATATTGGCATGTGCCTTTGAAACATTGCAATTTTTTGTTAAAAGCAACGGAATAACAAACCCCGCAGAACTTGATAACATATAAACAGCAACACCCACCCGACTGTTATCAGGATTTACTGCCATTACTGATAATGGTGCCTGGATACAATAGGCAAAGACAAACGAACCCCCTAAAAACTCTCCGTAACCGGTGCGGTCTAAAATAACTGTTGGTATTTCTTTTTCCCGTAATGAGACAATCTCCTTCTGGATTTGTATAATCTGGTCTGCCTGAACATTTACTTTTTCGCGAATGATAATACCGTCTTTCTTAGAATATATCTCAATAATATAAGAAGAATCGGGTTGCAGAAATAATAATGCCTTTTGCAATGCAGGGTAATTTTTGAAAAATTCGAGTTTCTGGGCAAATACACTATCAATCTCATATATCTTTGCCTCAACATCAAATGGCACTTGTTTCTCATAAAAAGTTACATTTAAATCAACCTGCGTTAAGAAAAAGAGTACAATAAGTTCCATATTCACCTCATCTTATTTTAACCATTATCGTGTTAATGTCAAGCAATGCACAATCAATTTTCGTTCGGTATTGAATTAATTTTTTGTTTTTTGCAACAGAATTTTTCGTTTTTTCTTACTGCACTAATTTCAATAGAGTTCTAAACCTAACCCCAACCTGATGCGGAATGGATTCGCATAATGGAGTGGATTTGTAAAATAATCATACCTTGCCTTCAAATATTCATCGCGCATTTCCACCGGTGTGATGAGTCCATCATGGTTATGGTCGCTTTGTGGAGAATAATATGAACTTGAAATTGAAAGCCAGCCAAACTGACCAATTGGTGGCTCAGGGTCTCCATGGTCATCCGGTTTTCCCGTGGTTGGATAAACATAAACAATCTGCTTTGTATTAAAAAGATTGTTTATCAGCAAGTTGAAAGACAAACAGACAGGGCCAATCTTAAATTTTTTTAGATATTTCATATCCACATTATTATTTGCCGGCATGCGCGCCGAATTTATATCACCAACGGGTCGTCCTCTTAAATCCTCTGGTGTATAAGGCAATCCCGAATAAAAAGAGTAGAAAAGAGAAAATGTAGAATTATTCAGAAGGGCATGGAAGTCCTTCGGAATATTAAAAATTAAAAAACTCTTTAAACTATGCCGGCAATCATAATTTAACGGATGATATTTCTTTTCATAATTGATTGGTTCACCAGTTATTGGGTCATTTCCTTCGTAGTAATAGTAATAATAATTATAATCATAAACCGGCATCTGTTCGGTAAATTGGAGGTTATAACTCAATCCGATGGACAACCACTGACCGAATAATTTTTCAAGATTCATCTCCCATCCTTTGGCCTCTGCCTTATCTATGTAGGTAAATGTATATGTATATAAGTAGTTCCACGGATAATAATTATAATACTCCACTTTTTGAATGTACAAATCAACCATATATTTTTGATAGAGGTTACTTGTTATCAATATATTGGATATAGGATTCAATCTGCAACCCATTTCAAAAATTCTTGTCTTTGCCGGTTCACACCTTCCGGTATATCCTGCGGGTTCATAATGGAATTCACCACCATTAAAGAAAATATCTAATTTTTTGGTTACCGGTAATACCAATCCTATTCTTGGTGAGATGAAGTTCTTTTTTAGTGTAAAAACAGTATCATCACCCGGCAACTCAAATTCCAAAGGTTGATAAAGCCCGTAATTAAAATGGCTATATCTTATTCCCGCACAAATACCAATCCTTTCTGTTATCCATTTATCTTCAAGATAGACTGATATTGCACTCGGGGTGCGTTCATAGTAATTCCATAAAGATTGGGTAAACCAGGGCAATGGATTACTGTAATAATTGAATTCATTCCAGGCAAAATCCATTCCCCATTTGATTTCATTTTGATTACCAGTAAAATATTTCATTTTTAAAAATAATTGCTGAACCGTTGAATTACAATAACACCATGCAGGATAGTCGCCATAGGTGTAAAAAATTTCCCTAACACCATAGGGATTATAACGCAGCGATTTTTCACTGCGCTTATCCCCTTCTTGGTGATATTTTGTTAAACTATCGCGAATGACAACAGATGGAGATAGTTGATTATTCTTTAAATACGCGATAAGATGTTCTGCCTTCAGGCGATAATCATTATACCATTGATAACCATTATTCTCTTCCCATTCATAATCACGATTACCAAATACACTATCAACCATTGTTATGAGATACTTTATTGATGATACCATTTTCTTACCCAGCAAGAAATCACCGGTAATAATTATTGATTTTCCCTTTTCCCGGACCATTGGTTTTTGCAGAAAATACTTATAAGCATTGGCGCCAATGATATTGGGATGCCAGAGAATTCTCTGGTCACGGAATGTATAACCCTGCACAGAAAGACTATTGCCACCATTACCCGAATAGGTCAAACCAACCAAACCATTATAACAGTTACCGGATGAAAAAACCCGGTAAAATCCGGGTGATGATACATCGGTGTAGACCGCATTTCCAGAAAGGAAATAGCATAAGTTATCCTTTATCCTACCCTGACCATCTATACCATATTGGTTGTATCCAAAGTTCAGCCTTTCAAAAGGGACAAAATCATCCGTCAGATATTCTACATTCATTGACTTTTTCTTTAATTTCTTCGTCTTAATATGTATAATCCCACCAAACCCAGCACCATATTCCGCAGAAAACCCCGATTTCTGGATTTCAATCTTTTCAATCGCATTTAAATTTATATATTCAGGTTCGGCAAAGGAAACACCATCAAGATAATACGCAATTTCGCTCTCACCAATGCTTCCACGCAGATGGAAGGTTTTGTAATCTCGGTTCACACCCGGGACAAGCATCAAAAGTTCTCCAAGATTACTTACTGGTAGATTCTTAATTTGATCAGCATTAATCACATACACATTAGTGAAGACAGAGTCATAAGTGTTATATGGATTTTGGAAAAATAATATAATTACAGTAAAATAAGTGTAACCCATAATACTCCCTTCTATACACAATAAGTATACAAAAAATTTCTTTTCAGTCAAGCATGTATCCTGAGGTCAATCCTATTGAACAATTGTAGTAGAAAATGATATTACATATCCCTTATAGATAGAGGATAGCAAGCCTCCCCCTTGAAGCGGGAGGTAGTAGTAAGGACTCACGGTTTAAAACTGTTGACAAAATTGAATATGTAATTATAATTATCAGTATGATAATCTATTTACTTTTTGCTCAATTTCTCAATCCTTATATTTCGGCAAACATTCTTGCCACAGATGATTATACCGATGACTACTTTACTACAATTTATCAGATTGGAATTGAAAATGATTTTTATAAAAAAACATTTGGCGGCGGGATTTATGTTGATTATTTTTATAAAAAAGATTATCCTTTTGCTGACCCTTACTTCATAAAATCAGGTATCCCTGTGGTAATCAATGCCGGTGGTGTAGGATTGCAAGTTAAATATTTTGGCATCGGTTATATTGAATTTGGAGTTAAATTTGGTTATTATATCGGTAATCTTTCATATCCCATTCTTGGAGATAGTGGTACTGTAATAAAAGTAGTAGATAAAAGAAATTCTTTGGGTATGAGTGTGGGGACCAATATAATGCATAATTTTGGCAGAATAAGGACGGGCATAAAATTCTGGATAAATTTTATCAATTTTGAGTCAATAGGTGAACGACCTCCCTGGCATTATACATCTTCGCCTGAGTATGTTTCACTTAGTAGTGTTGGATTTGGTATTATTTTAGGACCAAATAAAAGGAATAAAGAATGAAGCAATTATTTTTAATATTGATAATTTCAACCATTCTCTGGGCTGATGGGGGTATCATACCACCCATCAATAAAGAAATCTACGGGCAAGACCAGGTTGCAATAATAAAGGTTTTACCGGATTCAGAAGAATTATCAATACTGGTTAAGGTTGCCTGGGCAACTGACTACAATGGCTTTGCCTGGGTTGTGCCTTTTCCATCCCTGCCTTCGGTAAGCGAAATAAATGATAGTCTATTCATAAATTTATCTATGCTCAGTTCAATTCAAAAAAATTACGGCGGATGCGGAGGTCCTTATTATGGCGAAGGTGGTTATTATTATGGCGACGATTATTTCAAAATTATTGAATTCAAAACTATCGGTTTCTTACAGACGGTTTTGATACAGACTAACAATCCTGATACACTTGTAAACTGGCTTACAAACAACGGATATTCACTGCCCGATGGAATGCGCAATATGTTTCAGGATTATATAAATCGTAACTGGCAGTATTTCCTTATTGCCCGTGCTGATACAAATTATAATTATTATGGGATTAATATCGGTGTTTGTTTTAAATTTGCCACGGACACAATTGTCTATCCGATGAAGATTTCTTCACTCACTTCCGCCAATTACACGGCTCTTTATCTCTATGTAATTGGCCAACACAAAATGTTTTTTGATAATGCTGAACTTTTATATGCCAATAGAATTTCAAAGGATGAACTTGAAAATATTGAAAAGGACTTTCCGGTGCTCTTTGATTATATCAAAGAAGGTGATTATATCACCAAACTCCGTCGGACCTATGATTATCCGAGTGCTATGAACTCAGATATCGTTATTTACCAATCACCTGACGACACTGAATTTAGAAAAGAAGAAAAGCCCTACTGGTATATGGGTTTTGCCAACAGTATATTTTTGCCGATGATGGTCATACTTCTTTATATCGGCTATAAAAGAATAAGAAGAAAAACCGTCTACAAACAAAAACCCGCTCAATAAATCAAATACTTTAAAAATGAACTTACTTAAAAAACCCGACTGGTTAAAGGTCAAACTTCCTTCGGGTAATGAATTTAAAGAAGTTTTTGAAACCCTAAAAAAGTATAATCTTTCAACTGTCTGCCAGGAGGCACGTTGTCCCAATATTGGCGAATGCTGGGCAAAAAAGAGTGCAACAATTATGATTCTGGGAAAAATCTGCACCCGTGCCTGCAGATTCTGTGCAGTCACTACTGGTAATCCAAAAGGATATTTAGACCCTGCAGAACCGGAAAATGTTGCGGAGGTG from candidate division WOR-3 bacterium carries:
- a CDS encoding TonB-dependent receptor — its product is MGYTYFTVIILFFQNPYNTYDSVFTNVYVINADQIKNLPVSNLGELLMLVPGVNRDYKTFHLRGSIGESEIAYYLDGVSFAEPEYINLNAIEKIEIQKSGFSAEYGAGFGGIIHIKTKKLKKKSMNVEYLTDDFVPFERLNFGYNQYGIDGQGRIKDNLCYFLSGNAVYTDVSSPGFYRVFSSGNCYNGLVGLTYSGNGGNSLSVQGYTFRDQRILWHPNIIGANAYKYFLQKPMVREKGKSIIITGDFLLGKKMVSSIKYLITMVDSVFGNRDYEWEENNGYQWYNDYRLKAEHLIAYLKNNQLSPSVVIRDSLTKYHQEGDKRSEKSLRYNPYGVREIFYTYGDYPAWCYCNSTVQQLFLKMKYFTGNQNEIKWGMDFAWNEFNYYSNPLPWFTQSLWNYYERTPSAISVYLEDKWITERIGICAGIRYSHFNYGLYQPLEFELPGDDTVFTLKKNFISPRIGLVLPVTKKLDIFFNGGEFHYEPAGYTGRCEPAKTRIFEMGCRLNPISNILITSNLYQKYMVDLYIQKVEYYNYYPWNYLYTYTFTYIDKAEAKGWEMNLEKLFGQWLSIGLSYNLQFTEQMPVYDYNYYYYYYEGNDPITGEPINYEKKYHPLNYDCRHSLKSFLIFNIPKDFHALLNNSTFSLFYSFYSGLPYTPEDLRGRPVGDINSARMPANNNVDMKYLKKFKIGPVCLSFNLLINNLFNTKQIVYVYPTTGKPDDHGDPEPPIGQFGWLSISSSYYSPQSDHNHDGLITPVEMRDEYLKARYDYFTNPLHYANPFRIRLGLGLELY
- a CDS encoding DUF2330 domain-containing protein, whose product is MKQLFLILIISTILWADGGIIPPINKEIYGQDQVAIIKVLPDSEELSILVKVAWATDYNGFAWVVPFPSLPSVSEINDSLFINLSMLSSIQKNYGGCGGPYYGEGGYYYGDDYFKIIEFKTIGFLQTVLIQTNNPDTLVNWLTNNGYSLPDGMRNMFQDYINRNWQYFLIARADTNYNYYGINIGVCFKFATDTIVYPMKISSLTSANYTALYLYVIGQHKMFFDNAELLYANRISKDELENIEKDFPVLFDYIKEGDYITKLRRTYDYPSAMNSDIVIYQSPDDTEFRKEEKPYWYMGFANSIFLPMMVILLYIGYKRIRRKTVYKQKPAQ